The stretch of DNA GACTTGGAAAAAGTTTTTGAGTTacatttgcatttttttttatatattccaAGTGTAGACAAAGTACtttcaaattataaaacttaCAAACTACAAAGTTATATCATCTTTAATACGTGTggggaaaaaataaaaaagtaacttttcttttttgttagttgacatgaatttatttatatgaaccTTTACTACAGAAACATATCATTCCCACTGAAAGCCATTGATCTAGGGGGACAGTTTAACAAGATATCTAATCattatccaaaaatatgaaaaaaaaaatacaaactttatccataagaaaagagaaagcgATGAGAGCGAGGAGGTGGAGGGGTTTGAGTAGTCGTCGCTATAAGTTCTAACCGAACATCCACCTACCTTCTTCCACGAAAACAAGCAATCTCCATCAAACGTGAAAGCAAGTAAGTTTtccttagatttttttttgtgcttcTCTTACTCTTAAGCAATATCGCTCGACCAGACATTCTTATACTTCCACTCCTCTTCTGTCTGTTCCTTCACTCATCTCTTCTTGTCTCGACCAACCCCTTGTCTTTCTTGATTTCCAGGTTCTGTTTCCATCTCTTGTTAATTCTCTGTTTTTGTAATATGGTTCTAATTAGTTACTGCTGCTTATCAAACCGGATAAAGGCTCTAACTTTATGACTAATTAAGATCTGAAATTGGAGCAAATTGAGTCTTTGAGCTGactctaataaaatattttaatataaaaacttaaatctCTGTTTTTGCGATTAGCTTATGTTGAATCCATTCATGGCTTGAGCAGAGTAAGATTCAACCTTTCTATAATTGTTCTCTTACAGGATACACTAGATTGATTTGCATGTGGTGAATATGGATACGGAGTCATGGAAGTTCCTCAGAAGTGTTTGCATACTTTCTTTCCTCCTCGGTTCTTGCTTTGTCTATCAAAGCCTTCGTGTTGTCGTAGCTCAAGAAGACACAAAACCAGCAGTGACTTTGCAAGTAAACGCTTCTAATGGAGCTGGAAGGCTCATTCCTGAAACTCTTTTCGGGATTTTCTTCGAGGTTTGCTAAACTTTACTAATGCCTTCAACAGTTCTCTGCTATAACAATATGGTTTAGACTTGAGTTTTTCTTAATGTTCTATGGTTCTTCAAATAATTATGCAGGAGATAAACCATGCTGGTGCTGGTGGATTATGGGCCGAGCTTGTTAGCAACAGAGGTTAGAATCGTGAATTACCATGGAAACCAATCATTTTTGTTAAGCTTCAGTTAGGCATGCGGTTCGGATAGTTCAGGTTTACAGTTAGTTTGGTTCAACATAAATCTTACTGAATTAACTTGGAAATAGAGTTTGGTTCGGTATTCGGTTAGTTTGGTTTTTGAAAATCCTACCGAAGTTCTTTTATTTcgtttagattttggtttaatACTATCAAACTTTTGAATAAATTTGGTTAGTTCGGTTCAGGTTTTTGGTATGGTTTGGgtataatatttgtttaaagAAGAAAACCGAAATAACCGATtaccaaactaaaccgaaaaCCTAAGCAAAAAGATTTGGTGTACACTGTACAGGGTTTGAAGCTGGTGGACAGAACACACCATCTAATATATGGCCTTGGTCCATTGTTGGTGATCATTCATCTATATATGTAGCAACAGACCGTTCATCCTGCTTTGAACGTAATAAAATCGCTTTGAGAATGGATGTGCTCTGTGATAGCAATGGTTGTCCATCAGGAGGTGTTGGAGTTTATAACCCTGGTTACTGGGGCATGGTGAGTCTAGTCTCTCCATTGTGTCAATAGTTTTGAGCTAAGTtgttcacatttttttttggtttcattttGGCTTTAGAATATTGAAGAAGGAAAGAAGTATAAGGTGGCTCTATATGTGCGTTCCACTGGTGATATCGATCTGTCTGTATCATTGACTAGCTCTAATGGATCGCTGACTCTCGCTTCTGAAAAAATCATGTGAGTAACACTTTTTCAGAGTCTTAACTTTCAgattctgtttttgttttgattgtcTACGTGTTTCATTCAATGTTAGAGCGTCTACTTCTGATGTTTCGAAATGGACCAAGAAGGAGGTTCTTCTGGAGGCGAAAGGGACAGATCATGGTGCAAGACTTCAGTTAACAACAACCAAGAAAGGTTCAATATGGATTGATCAAGTCTCTGCCATGCCGGTGGATACTTATAAGGTTTTTTTCTAATGAGATTTGctaatagagaaaaaaataatacaaaatgttCTCAATCTCTTTTGGATTTGGTTGATTTGCAGGGGCATGGCTTTAGAAACGATCTTTACCAGATGATGGCTGATATAAAACCCCGTTTCATCCGTTTCCCtggtaaatatataataagaagacTAGTAGACAGCACGTCAAGTTATGTTTATTCACTCACTCTGGCTCTTTGTGTACTCTTTAGGTGGTTGTTTTGTGGAGGGTGAATGGTTAAGCAATGCGTTCCGCTGGAAAGAAACGGTTGGGCCTTGGGAAGAAAGACCTGGACATTTTGGTGATGTTTGGAAGTATTGGACCGATGATGGCCTTGGCCACTTCGAGTTCTTTCAAGTGAgacttctctttcttttattcTCTATGACACTTGCAGTTTTGGCTTTACTAATCAAATGTTAAATGAACATTCCTTCTAGTTGGCAGAAGACATTGGCGCAGCCCCCATATGGGTGTTCAACAACGGTATTAGTCACAACGATGAAGTTGAAACTGCTAGTATCATGCCCTTTGTTCAGGAAGCACTTGATGGTATTGAGTTTGCTAGGGGAGATGCTAACTCTACATGGGGATCGGTTCGAGCTGCAATGGGACGTCAAGAGCCTTTTGAGTTGAAGTATGTTGCTATTGGGAACGAGGATTGTGGAAAGACTTACTACAGAGGTGGTTTCTTTTGCTCATTTTCTCTATCTATACTCACATTTTGACTTGAGCGTGTTTTGATATACTAAACTGAGATTTGCAACTGTACAGGAAACTATATAGTGTTCTATGATGCTATCAAAAAGGCTTATCCTGATATCAAAATCATCTCTAACTGTGATGGATCTTCTCGCCCGCTTGATCATCCTGCTGATTACTATGATTTCCACGTAAAGAATACTTTCTTGACTGAAACTTTCATGTTTCTCTATGTGTGTTACTCTCTGAaataaaagtgttttttttttccacagaTTTACACTTCTGCTAGCAATTTGTTTTCCATGTATCATCAGTTTGACCGCACTTCTCGCAAGGGTCCAAAGGTGCGGTAAATAGATTATTCTAAATGTTCAAAAAATCGTTAGGACGCCTAGACCGATTTTTTGAACTCTTAGgcccatttttaaaaaaaaaaaattgttccaTTTGCTGTCtaaaccgatttttagaacactcATTATTCAGTGTCTTAGTGGTGGGACCATGTTTGCAGGCTTTTGTCAGTGAATATGCTGTAACTGGAAAAGATGCTGGTAAAGGAAGCCTTCTCGCCGCTCTTGCAGAAGCTGCCTTTCTCATTGGTCTTGAAAAGAACAGGTTTTGAACCATAACTAGAAACACCAAATGAgtttaagacaaaaaaaaaactgatggtTTCTTTGGTGTTTGCAGTGACATTGTGGAAATGGCGAGCTACGCACCACTCTTTGTGAACACAAACGACAGAAGGTGGAACCCTGATGCAATAGTCTTCAACTCATCTCATCTATACGGAACACCTAGCTACTGGGTCCAACGGTTCTTCGCAGAGTCAAGCGGGTCAACTCTTCTCGCTTCAACACTCAAAggaaactcttcttcttctctcgtCGCATCTGCAATCTCATTCAAAACCAATGGACAAGATTACGTGCGCATAAAGGTAAACGAAACATTCttttgtagaaaataaaaaaaaaatctgtgtttaacttctcattttatttatttttgcaggCTGTGAACTTTGGAGCTACGTCTGTGAATGTGAAGGTGTTGGTTACTGGATTGGATCCGAACGTGATGAAAGTGTCTGGATCGAATAAGACAGTACTCACATCTGCTAATGTGATGGATGAGAACTCCTTCGCACAGCCAGAGAAGGTTGCGCCACACGAAAGCTTGCTGGAGATGGCTGAGGAGGATCTTACCGTTGTTCTCCCGCCGCACTCGTTTTCTTCGTTTGATTTGTTGAAGGAGACTGCGAAGATAAGAATGACAGTTTCTGATTCTTCTTCCACTGTGTGAAGTGAAGAGAGAAACGATGATGACAAGGAGTATATTAACTTCATGTCATATAAGTCTCTTGTGGTTAACATGTTAGTTACATTTATTTGCGTACGTCGTGTGTAAAAATGATAGTAGTAGTTTGGTgaataaatttacttttatttaatcatGAGCATATCTTGCCTTTAGGTTACTTGATACGCAAGAGTAATGTAACATGGCGATACATGGATGATAGATTTTCAGTGAACCGATAGTTTCTTGAGCATAGAAGAAGACGGCGGATGAATATATGGGCCATATACTTCCCAACAAATATGTGCGTTCCTAACGATGTTAAATAATAGTAGgtttaacaaaaactatatacGAATTATGACtaaaatacattatatttatatagctaacattatttgaaataaataaataggtattaagctaaaaataaatataattacactgaaattataaaataacacttTTGTGTTTATATAGTTTTACAGATGGCAATTAAAATTTCGAATCTTCCATCCGTTCAGACTTTAGATAATactcataatttaaaatagagaaattgccaaaaataccattttcatattaccacttttcatgtttacactaaccacttttaccactacttttaatgaagggtttagatttgaaggtttaggatttagggtttagatttgatgttttagagtttaaggtatatagtttagggtttagagttgaggatttagggtttagagttgaggatttagggtttatagtttagactttagggtttagggtttagaatatTGAATtcagggtatatagtttagggtttagggtttagagttgaagattttgggtttagggtttagaattagaggtttaggatttagaatttgggattagaattttgaaaagcatataaaaacaaagatataagagtttttaccttttcaataaataaagtatttttgaaaatgtgtctttagtggtggtaaagatgaataatggtaccttgaaagtggtatttttgaaatttcCCCTTTAAAATATAGTCTTagaaaatttattcaaatatttttgcaGATGTTTTTCAGTTCAGATGTCAACTCAATTACAAGATCAAGTGTGAAaagattaaattttgaattaaagttaaaaaatgaaagcagtagccAAGATAACCCTTTGCAGAATAGGAAACAAACATTGATCTTATTCTAATTctggtttggttcagtttattTGGTTAGGGAATGTATTCGCCGAATTGAAACCAAATAGAAATTAGTTAAACGGCGGGTCTCGATTGGATCTTCATGGGACTTTCACCAGCTTCTCAGAAACAGGAATCGAGCTGCATATATCATGTGGGTTCTTTTCTTATCGCAGAAGCACTTGCGTTACAATCAGCTTTTGAAAGGGCTCAAATCCTCGG from Raphanus sativus cultivar WK10039 unplaced genomic scaffold, ASM80110v3 Scaffold0115, whole genome shotgun sequence encodes:
- the LOC108832763 gene encoding alpha-L-arabinofuranosidase 1 — its product is MDTESWKFLRSVCILSFLLGSCFVYQSLRVVVAQEDTKPAVTLQVNASNGAGRLIPETLFGIFFEEINHAGAGGLWAELVSNRGFEAGGQNTPSNIWPWSIVGDHSSIYVATDRSSCFERNKIALRMDVLCDSNGCPSGGVGVYNPGYWGMNIEEGKKYKVALYVRSTGDIDLSVSLTSSNGSLTLASEKIIASTSDVSKWTKKEVLLEAKGTDHGARLQLTTTKKGSIWIDQVSAMPVDTYKGHGFRNDLYQMMADIKPRFIRFPGGCFVEGEWLSNAFRWKETVGPWEERPGHFGDVWKYWTDDGLGHFEFFQLAEDIGAAPIWVFNNGISHNDEVETASIMPFVQEALDGIEFARGDANSTWGSVRAAMGRQEPFELKYVAIGNEDCGKTYYRGNYIVFYDAIKKAYPDIKIISNCDGSSRPLDHPADYYDFHIYTSASNLFSMYHQFDRTSRKGPKAFVSEYAVTGKDAGKGSLLAALAEAAFLIGLEKNSDIVEMASYAPLFVNTNDRRWNPDAIVFNSSHLYGTPSYWVQRFFAESSGSTLLASTLKGNSSSSLVASAISFKTNGQDYVRIKAVNFGATSVNVKVLVTGLDPNVMKVSGSNKTVLTSANVMDENSFAQPEKVAPHESLLEMAEEDLTVVLPPHSFSSFDLLKETAKIRMTVSDSSSTV